A stretch of the Candidatus Methylomirabilota bacterium genome encodes the following:
- a CDS encoding OmpH family outer membrane protein, giving the protein GYAAQIQGLEREIQTEGTKKQAELAKMDAAIKALQDELDKQAAVLSPEAAERKRQDIVKKTRDRQAYVEDGQQELQRMREQAEQKAQGLNNEFQQKIKPHIDAVAKEKGIDIILTSQVALTLNREFDISRDVITKADAAERAAQAAKPAAPKPAAAAPPAGTPPPTAPAPKPTPTPTPSPQP; this is encoded by the coding sequence GGGCTACGCGGCCCAGATCCAGGGCCTCGAGAGGGAGATCCAGACCGAGGGCACCAAGAAGCAGGCCGAGCTGGCCAAGATGGACGCCGCCATCAAGGCGCTCCAGGACGAGCTCGACAAGCAGGCGGCGGTGCTGAGCCCGGAGGCGGCCGAGCGCAAGCGCCAGGACATCGTGAAGAAGACCCGCGATCGCCAGGCGTACGTCGAGGACGGCCAGCAGGAGCTGCAGCGCATGCGGGAACAGGCCGAGCAGAAGGCCCAGGGCCTGAACAACGAGTTCCAGCAGAAGATCAAGCCCCACATCGATGCCGTGGCCAAGGAGAAGGGGATCGACATCATCCTCACGAGCCAGGTCGCGTTGACGCTGAACCGGGAGTTCGACATCTCGCGCGACGTGATCACCAAGGCCGACGCCGCCGAGCGCGCCGCCCAGGCCGCGAAACCCGCCGCCCCCAAGCCCGCCGCCGCCGCGCCCCCCGCGGGCACGCCGCCGCCCACCGCGCCGGCGCCCAAGCCGACGCCGACCCCGACCCCGAGCCCACAGCCGTAG